Proteins found in one bacterium genomic segment:
- a CDS encoding HD domain-containing protein, protein MQNRDQFERAVKAKLEPNIFNHSLAVEACMGAIYDYCKENNLLGAGDEIREEWQLAGLIHDIDYAGETKSEHPNKTREVLAKYGIEISDTVDTIVKAHAPSLTGVQPKTKAQWAVFCVDSLTGLITAVAYVYPSKKLADVKTSSVLKRFLKEPKFAAGTRRDEVAQCVNPNGLNISIEKFVEINLVAMQKIAGEIGL, encoded by the coding sequence ATGCAAAATCGTGACCAATTTGAAAGAGCCGTAAAAGCGAAACTGGAGCCTAATATCTTCAATCACTCCTTGGCAGTGGAGGCCTGTATGGGCGCAATTTATGACTATTGTAAGGAAAATAATCTTTTGGGCGCCGGTGATGAAATACGCGAAGAATGGCAACTGGCTGGCTTGATTCATGATATTGATTACGCAGGGGAAACCAAGAGTGAACACCCCAATAAAACTCGGGAAGTGTTGGCAAAATATGGTATTGAGATTTCGGATACGGTGGACACGATTGTGAAGGCGCACGCGCCCAGTTTGACTGGTGTACAGCCAAAAACAAAGGCGCAGTGGGCAGTATTTTGCGTCGATAGCCTAACTGGTTTGATTACCGCTGTTGCGTATGTGTATCCGTCAAAAAAACTCGCAGACGTAAAGACATCATCAGTATTAAAAAGATTTTTGAAAGAACCAAAATTTGCCGCCGGAACAAGGCGTGATGAAGTTGCGCAGTGCGTAAATCCTAATGGTCTAAATATTTCGATTGAAAAGTTTGTTGAGATTAATTTGGTAGCAATGCAGAAGATCGCTGGAGAGATTGGTCTATAG